One genomic window of Pseudothermotoga sp. includes the following:
- a CDS encoding class I SAM-dependent methyltransferase, whose translation MIFVTTSHKPAKEQVLKARRLAEELGLPYLSRKNHSNLLSFVGDDYCYVVESDRIVVKYKNGSLFFHPSTAKVRMRNIKKGLKDHLIECLGLKGDELILDTTFGLGAEAILMAGFLREGRILGLEASVPIYIVVREGLKTYRDKEEWINIAMSKIELLNCDFRTYLSSCPDGFFDIVYCDPMFENPVYESSSMNPLRPFAVYATVTGADVREMIRVARKKVVLKAHAKDSMFERIKVDMITGSKKSQVLYGVINKK comes from the coding sequence ATGATCTTCGTCACAACATCTCATAAGCCAGCAAAAGAACAAGTTTTGAAAGCTAGAAGATTAGCAGAAGAACTGGGATTACCATACCTCTCGCGCAAAAATCATTCAAACCTCCTGAGCTTCGTTGGAGATGATTACTGCTACGTTGTTGAGTCTGACAGAATCGTTGTGAAATATAAAAATGGTTCGCTGTTCTTTCATCCATCCACCGCAAAGGTGAGGATGAGGAACATAAAAAAAGGATTGAAAGATCACCTCATAGAGTGTCTCGGTTTGAAGGGTGATGAACTCATCTTGGATACAACCTTTGGACTTGGAGCCGAGGCAATACTCATGGCTGGCTTTCTTCGTGAAGGTAGAATTTTGGGTTTAGAGGCTTCGGTGCCCATATACATAGTTGTGAGAGAGGGTTTGAAAACTTACAGAGATAAAGAAGAATGGATAAATATCGCTATGTCAAAAATAGAACTTTTAAACTGTGATTTCAGAACCTACCTTTCGAGCTGTCCCGACGGATTCTTCGATATCGTTTACTGTGATCCAATGTTCGAGAATCCTGTGTACGAATCTTCTTCTATGAACCCATTGAGACCTTTCGCTGTCTATGCTACTGTGACAGGCGCGGACGTTAGGGAGATGATCCGAGTTGCTCGAAAAAAAGTTGTTTTGAAAGCACACGCAAAAGATTCTATGTTTGAGAGAATCAAAGTGGACATGATAACTGGTAGTAAGAAGAGTCAAGTTTTGTATGGAGTGATCAATAAGAAATGA
- a CDS encoding carbohydrate ABC transporter permease, producing MPFAWMVSTSFKTRSEVERWPPIWTSKNFSRTWYVKNNVSRVSMGGLDWKGLTLREALVLLQQELEQNVLRIQIDDDPVHRGTVTVSFPPDAKFFRGKLDSDVFGEFANKLRETTKQKEVLQLLDESIDAEEFFSKFFALYLHGKDAYLDRRNYIDLVEKTINTAVEQIEILSRYVTRIPEEYRSQFLNFVESAKKICAEIVSSVTMFRKGKKAILDLTELEVLLKLLKNSLEQLSANALSESVRNNPVIRLYEQRVIDPIETVIDRIGTYLFVHNFFQSVQREAVESSEVKFKFMSERARKNVFSSMMQRMNIRRDLEIAVAEELKGPLEGLVERVEKRIDERFYSKLESLGVENVRIYTQQLKQSASQFLNLLKPKALNFRMFEDFSQLKQWLQQDDSVASKVTLSKLEQLAFGLNEQEFFKAFQDVCEEIETISQLRAALSRTQSLMELISAPDFVEEVRLKRNQTIELVLKDVHPVYLEDERYIVRVDYTFKEMLGNVFHNYVSAWKSAPFGIYYFNTVFVSTVTTLAEIVLCAMAAYAFALMNFPGKNIVFAVFLSTMMIPGEVLLVPNFITISKLGWIDTYYALIIPWIVSVFAIFLLRQHFLVLPKELQDAAKIDGCSHWKFLWTIVVPLSKPAIVTAALLKFVGSWNAFLWVLIVTNKDKFRTLPVGLQTFSTDVGTVYNLLMAAATFSILPILILFLLTQRYFVQGIARTGLK from the coding sequence ATGCCTTTCGCATGGATGGTATCCACCTCTTTTAAAACGCGAAGCGAAGTAGAGAGGTGGCCTCCCATCTGGACCAGTAAGAATTTTTCTAGAACTTGGTATGTGAAGAACAACGTTTCTCGAGTTTCCATGGGTGGCTTAGACTGGAAAGGGTTGACATTGAGAGAAGCGCTCGTGCTTCTGCAACAAGAGCTCGAACAAAATGTGCTACGGATTCAAATAGACGACGATCCTGTTCACAGAGGTACCGTAACTGTCTCTTTCCCACCCGATGCGAAATTCTTCCGTGGAAAACTTGACAGTGATGTTTTCGGAGAATTTGCGAATAAACTGAGAGAAACAACCAAGCAAAAAGAAGTACTGCAACTTTTGGATGAGAGCATCGACGCAGAAGAATTTTTCAGCAAATTTTTTGCTTTGTATTTGCATGGAAAAGATGCTTATCTTGATCGGCGAAATTACATCGATCTTGTCGAGAAAACGATCAACACTGCTGTTGAACAGATCGAAATTTTGTCACGATATGTCACCAGGATTCCAGAGGAATACAGATCTCAGTTTCTGAACTTCGTTGAGTCAGCCAAGAAAATTTGTGCCGAGATTGTTTCCTCCGTAACGATGTTCAGAAAAGGTAAGAAAGCGATTTTGGACCTCACTGAGTTAGAGGTTCTCTTGAAGTTGTTGAAAAATTCACTCGAACAACTTTCGGCGAATGCTTTGAGTGAATCTGTTAGGAATAATCCCGTGATCCGACTGTACGAGCAAAGAGTCATAGATCCGATAGAAACAGTTATTGACAGAATCGGAACCTACCTTTTTGTACACAATTTCTTCCAGTCTGTACAACGAGAAGCTGTCGAATCATCTGAAGTGAAATTCAAGTTCATGAGTGAAAGAGCGAGAAAAAACGTGTTTTCATCTATGATGCAACGAATGAACATTCGGAGAGATTTGGAAATCGCTGTGGCTGAGGAATTGAAAGGCCCGCTTGAAGGTCTCGTGGAGAGAGTTGAGAAGAGGATCGATGAAAGATTTTATTCCAAATTGGAATCGCTCGGCGTTGAAAACGTTAGGATCTATACGCAACAGTTGAAACAGAGTGCTTCACAGTTCTTGAATCTTTTGAAACCTAAAGCGTTGAACTTTCGAATGTTTGAAGACTTTTCGCAATTGAAGCAGTGGTTGCAACAGGATGACTCTGTAGCCTCGAAGGTTACCTTGAGCAAGTTGGAACAGTTGGCTTTTGGATTGAATGAGCAGGAATTTTTCAAGGCGTTTCAGGATGTTTGTGAAGAGATAGAGACAATAAGTCAATTGAGGGCTGCTCTTTCTAGAACTCAAAGTTTGATGGAGCTTATTAGCGCTCCAGATTTTGTGGAAGAAGTAAGATTGAAACGCAACCAAACGATCGAACTTGTCCTGAAAGACGTTCATCCTGTGTACTTAGAAGATGAGCGTTACATTGTGCGCGTCGATTATACTTTCAAAGAAATGCTTGGGAACGTTTTTCACAACTACGTTTCAGCTTGGAAAAGCGCACCTTTTGGAATCTATTACTTCAACACTGTTTTCGTTTCGACGGTGACGACACTCGCGGAGATCGTTCTCTGCGCGATGGCTGCTTACGCTTTCGCTTTGATGAATTTTCCAGGAAAGAATATCGTCTTTGCAGTTTTTCTGAGCACAATGATGATACCAGGAGAAGTATTACTGGTGCCCAATTTCATCACAATTTCAAAGTTAGGTTGGATCGATACGTACTATGCTCTCATAATTCCTTGGATTGTCAGTGTTTTCGCAATCTTTCTGCTGAGACAACACTTTTTGGTCCTACCAAAGGAGCTTCAGGACGCGGCAAAGATAGATGGTTGTTCTCATTGGAAGTTTCTTTGGACAATCGTGGTGCCTCTTTCGAAACCGGCGATAGTGACCGCAGCACTTTTGAAATTTGTGGGAAGTTGGAACGCTTTTCTGTGGGTGCTCATTGTGACGAACAAAGATAAGTTCAGAACACTGCCTGTGGGGCTGCAAACTTTCAGTACGGATGTGGGCACAGTTTACAATTTACTCATGGCCGCGGCAACTTTCTCGATTCTTCCCATATTGATTTTGTTCTTGCTCACACAACGATATTTTGTTCAGGGTATCGCTCGTACAGGCTTGAAATGA
- a CDS encoding sugar ABC transporter permease, with protein sequence MKGKVREAILAYLFLIPSFLILGTFVFWPVAFSFVLSFFRWDFKNMRNPVFAGFENYREIFRFFPPMSHSFLEALLWTVFLVAMSTCFVIALYSIFRRNILPWLLLFTTSIAYFLNFQLVRIIAVGISILLLVITVSKFHQYISKHLYGLVAAAIGSTTLMLAFDARFYTIVNFLLEGRDRNLFIKAMFNTLYYVVLSVPITIALALAIALLLNTNIKLRAFFRTAYFVPFVTSIVAISLVWRWIFDDAYGLLNYFLSFFNIQKIAWLKDERWTIPTVAIVSIWRTVGYDAVIFLAGLQSIDRSYYEAAEVDGASSWQKFLHITWPLLSPTTFFLLIVSLINAFKVFTEVYVLYSGLPGPYNNSGLTMVYYVFDRFYVQQRMGIACAAAYVLFAIILIFTLIQFRVGRNVVEYVS encoded by the coding sequence GTGAAGGGTAAAGTTCGAGAAGCAATACTAGCTTATTTGTTTCTAATACCCTCATTCTTGATCTTAGGCACGTTCGTGTTCTGGCCCGTTGCTTTCTCGTTCGTTCTGAGCTTTTTCAGATGGGATTTCAAAAACATGAGGAATCCAGTCTTTGCTGGATTTGAAAACTATAGAGAGATTTTCAGATTCTTTCCACCAATGAGTCACAGCTTTCTTGAAGCTTTACTCTGGACGGTTTTTTTGGTTGCTATGTCCACTTGCTTCGTGATCGCATTGTACAGCATCTTTAGGAGGAACATTTTGCCCTGGTTGTTGCTTTTCACAACTTCTATTGCGTATTTTTTGAATTTCCAACTGGTTCGCATAATTGCAGTTGGCATCTCGATACTGTTGTTAGTGATCACTGTTTCAAAGTTTCACCAGTATATTTCTAAACATTTGTATGGGCTAGTTGCAGCAGCGATTGGTTCGACAACGTTGATGCTCGCGTTTGATGCTCGTTTCTACACGATTGTGAATTTTTTGCTGGAAGGTCGTGACCGAAATTTGTTCATCAAAGCGATGTTCAATACACTTTATTATGTTGTCCTCAGTGTTCCCATCACGATCGCTTTAGCTTTGGCGATCGCGTTGTTGTTGAACACAAACATAAAACTTCGAGCATTCTTCAGAACCGCGTACTTTGTGCCGTTCGTGACATCCATAGTTGCCATTTCACTCGTTTGGAGATGGATCTTTGATGATGCTTACGGTCTTTTGAACTACTTTTTGTCGTTCTTCAACATTCAAAAGATAGCTTGGCTGAAAGATGAACGCTGGACGATACCCACTGTAGCGATAGTGTCCATATGGAGGACTGTGGGTTACGATGCGGTGATCTTCCTTGCAGGATTACAGAGCATAGATCGATCCTACTACGAAGCAGCCGAGGTTGATGGCGCCAGCAGCTGGCAAAAATTTCTCCATATAACTTGGCCACTTCTCAGTCCCACAACGTTCTTTTTGCTCATCGTTTCATTGATAAATGCGTTCAAAGTTTTTACAGAGGTTTATGTTCTTTACAGTGGTTTACCAGGACCATACAACAACAGTGGTCTAACAATGGTTTACTATGTTTTCGATAGATTCTATGTGCAACAGAGAATGGGTATTGCGTGTGCTGCTGCATACGTATTGTTCGCTATAATTTTGATTTTCACATTGATTCAATTCCGTGTGGGTAGAAACGTTGTGGAGTACGTGTCATGA
- the hslU gene encoding ATP-dependent protease ATPase subunit HslU, with amino-acid sequence MVNFDELTPKQIVAELDKYIVGQYQAKRAVAIAIRNRIRRQKLPEKWQKEVLPKNILMIGPTGVGKTEIARRLAQLSGSPFLKVEATRFTEIGYVGKNVESMIRDLVEISVNMVKKEMMEQVKEKAEMMVEERILDALVPDSKKPQSVGLMGLFGIQQQPQQSLEERKLIRQRREEMRQKLRSGELENELIEVEVEKEATPFMGIVGSAELEDLGIDLSNMLGNLLPKTKQRKRLTVAEARKVLLPIEAEKLIDMDKAVQEALDRAQNRGIIFIDELDKIAIKSSGVGPDVSRQGVQRDLLPIVEGTTIMTKYGPVRTDYILFIGSGAFHMSKPSDLIPELQGRFPIRVELSPLTQKDFVRILTEPENAITKQYQALLATEGVELIFTQDGVEEIAKIAYDLNQRLENIGARRLYTVVEKVLEDVAFEAPEVSEKKILVDAKYVREKIGAIAADEDLSSYIL; translated from the coding sequence GTGGTGAATTTTGATGAACTCACACCGAAGCAGATCGTCGCAGAACTCGATAAGTACATAGTTGGTCAATATCAAGCCAAGCGCGCTGTCGCTATAGCCATAAGGAATCGCATAAGGAGGCAGAAGTTGCCTGAGAAATGGCAAAAAGAGGTGCTCCCGAAGAACATACTCATGATTGGTCCGACTGGGGTTGGAAAGACAGAGATAGCGAGGAGGCTGGCACAGCTTTCGGGTTCACCATTTCTGAAGGTTGAAGCAACAAGATTCACAGAAATAGGTTATGTTGGTAAAAACGTTGAATCAATGATACGCGATTTGGTGGAGATAAGTGTTAACATGGTCAAGAAAGAGATGATGGAACAAGTCAAAGAGAAAGCCGAAATGATGGTGGAAGAGAGGATCTTGGATGCTCTCGTTCCAGACAGTAAAAAACCTCAATCGGTGGGTCTCATGGGACTTTTCGGTATACAACAGCAACCTCAGCAGAGTTTGGAAGAAAGAAAGTTGATCAGACAAAGGCGTGAAGAGATGAGACAGAAACTGAGGAGTGGTGAGCTCGAGAATGAATTGATTGAGGTTGAGGTGGAAAAAGAGGCCACTCCTTTTATGGGCATCGTAGGTTCTGCAGAGCTTGAGGATCTCGGTATAGATTTAAGTAACATGCTTGGAAATCTGCTGCCGAAGACGAAACAGAGAAAAAGGCTCACAGTTGCTGAGGCTCGTAAAGTTTTGCTGCCCATCGAAGCAGAGAAACTCATAGACATGGACAAAGCTGTTCAAGAAGCGCTCGATAGAGCTCAAAACAGAGGTATCATCTTCATAGACGAACTTGACAAGATAGCCATCAAGTCGTCTGGTGTCGGTCCTGACGTTTCAAGACAGGGTGTTCAAAGAGATTTGCTTCCAATCGTCGAAGGTACCACGATAATGACGAAATATGGACCTGTCAGAACAGATTACATACTTTTCATAGGTTCTGGTGCATTCCACATGAGCAAACCTTCAGACCTCATACCAGAGTTGCAGGGTAGATTCCCAATAAGAGTGGAACTCTCACCGTTAACGCAGAAGGACTTCGTTAGGATCCTCACAGAGCCTGAAAATGCAATTACAAAGCAATATCAAGCGCTCTTAGCGACCGAAGGTGTGGAATTAATCTTCACCCAAGATGGTGTAGAAGAGATAGCCAAGATCGCTTACGATCTCAACCAAAGACTTGAAAATATAGGAGCCAGAAGGTTGTACACCGTGGTGGAGAAGGTTCTCGAAGACGTCGCCTTCGAGGCTCCGGAGGTTTCAGAAAAGAAAATCCTCGTCGATGCGAAGTACGTGAGGGAAAAGATCGGAGCCATAGCTGCCGATGAAGATTTGAGCTCGTACATACTGTGA
- the hslV gene encoding ATP-dependent protease subunit HslV → MKWRSTTVLVVSRNGRTVMAGDGQVTYGNTVLKHGARKIRKIADGQVLAGFAGSVADAMALFDRFEAKLREWGGNLLKAAVELAKDWRTDRILRRLEALLLVADRNNVLIISGTGEVVQPDDNVAAIGSGAPYALAAARALIRNTDLDARTIAEKSMQIASEICIFTNSNITIEEL, encoded by the coding sequence ATGAAATGGAGATCGACAACGGTTCTCGTCGTTTCCAGGAACGGAAGAACGGTGATGGCCGGTGACGGGCAGGTGACCTACGGTAACACAGTGCTAAAGCACGGGGCAAGGAAAATAAGGAAGATCGCGGATGGTCAGGTCTTGGCGGGTTTTGCAGGTTCAGTTGCTGATGCGATGGCTTTGTTCGACCGTTTTGAAGCAAAGTTGAGGGAATGGGGAGGAAATTTGTTGAAAGCAGCCGTAGAGTTAGCTAAGGATTGGCGCACAGATCGTATTCTGAGACGCTTGGAAGCGTTGCTGTTAGTGGCTGACCGGAACAATGTGCTTATAATATCTGGTACGGGAGAAGTCGTTCAACCGGACGACAACGTTGCAGCTATAGGCTCTGGAGCACCATATGCACTTGCTGCTGCTAGAGCACTCATCAGGAACACAGACCTTGATGCTAGAACTATAGCGGAAAAATCAATGCAAATCGCAAGTGAGATATGCATATTCACCAACAGTAATATCACGATCGAGGAATTATAA